The genomic segment GCAATATCTTAGGCATTGTAGATAACGCAAATCAACCATAATATATGTATTACGTTTTAATTAAATCAGGCTCCTCTTCTACAAGCTCGGAGAGGTTGAGCGTGCCGAAAAGCGGCGGATCGAAAACAAATCGGCGGTGGATTGCTCGAGCTCAGACATCTCGCGGTACCCGAGTAAGGCCGGTGCCAGAGCGGCGGCGGCTGAAAGTGAGGCCTGTCCCCAGGCGTTGCAGCCAACCATGTAGCAAACCCTGCTGCTGGAGTCTGGCTTTCCAACAAGTGGCATGTAATCTGGTGTTTCTGAGTAAATCCCGTAGGTGGATGGGTAGTCAGCTCCAAATTCAAGGTAGGGATACTTTTCCCAACCCCATTGGGCAAGCCGTCCACAACGTTGTTTGGCTCGTGGGCTTTTCAAGCCGCTGTAATGATCTTCGCCGCTGATTCGAACGAAATTGTCTGTAACGCACCAATCATGTGAAAAACCTAGTGTGAAAAAATTCGCTGAATTGGGTGCCTGCATTCCACCCATCGGTCCTGGATCTCTGTGCGGAAGTGCAGCGAGATAGCTGTATCGAGGTGTTAATATTCCGGCTAGCAATTTATCCATATACATTCCGCCTGTCGCGACGATTGCCTGGCTGGCTTGAATCAATTCGCCATCAGCCAATTGGATCACAACATGATCGCCTGCCTCTGAATCTTTTACATCAACGACTGGGGAGCATTCCTGCTTGAGTGTGAGTGAACCAGACTGGACCGCGGCATCCAACAGAACCTTGGCATAGGTGACGGAATCAATTCGTGCATGCTGAGGGAACCAGATTCCTGCCACATAGCCAGCGGCGGAGCCCTGGACCTCAATCACTTGTTCTTCATACCACCATTCGCAGGGGCAATCCAACTTCTGAAGAAACTCAAACTCCTGCTTCAGTCGGCTGGCTTGGTCGGCCTCGCAGACCATTAATGAACCATCCTGTTTGATCTGTTGCTGCGGATCTGGTAGGTACCGATTGGCTAAGTCAACTTGTAGCTTTAGGCCATGTTGAGAAAGATCCAGAAAAGTTTTTACTCCATCCCATCCAAATAAGTCTGCGAAGCCATCCAACATTACGTATGGAGGCAGAGTCGCAATCATTTTGATCGTTCTTGGCCCTTTTGGCCCGCCTTCAAACACCCTTGAGCCGCTGAAATTTGGTACGTAAACGGATTCATCGCTGGCGACCAGTGGCGTTTCGTCTGGAACCTGTTCAGGCTGTGTTCGCCCTTCCCCTGGTCGCCCCATTTCGAGGCAGAGCATGTTGTTCACCCCTGCTTCGCTGAGGTGGTACGCAGCTGCTGCTCCTGTCGTTCCCCCGCCGACGACAACGACGTCATAACGATGCTGCACTTTTCTGATCCTCGTCTTTTCCTCTCATATCTTTTTCTTTCATGCACCTCAAGTTGTCTTGAAGGTTCCAACATCGAATCAATAAGTTTTACTTGGATGTTGTTGGCATCCCTGGCTGAGTCGTCCTGATATTCAGGCTGAATTTATTCGCGACCATACTCTTCTGTTCAGTGGTTCCTGATGCGTCCTGCCTATGGTGAGCTGCCTATTCGCATCCACGGATGTTCTTGGGCCTGGCCCCCATGCAGCGTGATCGGCAGCCGGAGGTGATGGATCAACCTGGTCTTGATCCAGTCGCCCACGATCAAGCTCTTCAGGGGTTGCGACGGATCAATGCCATCAGTCGTTGCGTGCCGGGTCTGTTCCGTCACGTCGAGACGCTTACGCGTGAAACCCCATCGGCTCAGCTGAGCGTGCTTGAGCTGGCTTGTGGAGGAGGTGATACGGCGATTGAGCTGGCTGAGCTGGCACGAAGACGCCATGTGGGCATCACGATTCATGCCTGCGACCTCAATCCCGAAGCGGTGCGGATCGCACGGCGCAATGTGGCCCGATCGCAGAGCGATGTTGATGTGTTCGTTGCGGATGCTCTTGATCCGCCTGGATCCGAACAATTCGATGTGGTGTATTGCACGCTGTTTGCCCATCATCTCGATCCTCCCGAAGTGGTCCGACTTCTGACAGGGATGGCCGCCAGGGCAAGGCGTCTGGTCCTTGTCGACGACCTGATCAGAAGTCGTCTCGG from the Synechococcus sp. KORDI-100 genome contains:
- a CDS encoding FAD-binding oxidoreductase; protein product: MQHRYDVVVVGGGTTGAAAAYHLSEAGVNNMLCLEMGRPGEGRTQPEQVPDETPLVASDESVYVPNFSGSRVFEGGPKGPRTIKMIATLPPYVMLDGFADLFGWDGVKTFLDLSQHGLKLQVDLANRYLPDPQQQIKQDGSLMVCEADQASRLKQEFEFLQKLDCPCEWWYEEQVIEVQGSAAGYVAGIWFPQHARIDSVTYAKVLLDAAVQSGSLTLKQECSPVVDVKDSEAGDHVVIQLADGELIQASQAIVATGGMYMDKLLAGILTPRYSYLAALPHRDPGPMGGMQAPNSANFFTLGFSHDWCVTDNFVRISGEDHYSGLKSPRAKQRCGRLAQWGWEKYPYLEFGADYPSTYGIYSETPDYMPLVGKPDSSSRVCYMVGCNAWGQASLSAAAALAPALLGYREMSELEQSTADLFSIRRFSARSTSPSL
- a CDS encoding class I SAM-dependent methyltransferase, translating into MFLGLAPMQRDRQPEVMDQPGLDPVAHDQALQGLRRINAISRCVPGLFRHVETLTRETPSAQLSVLELACGGGDTAIELAELARRRHVGITIHACDLNPEAVRIARRNVARSQSDVDVFVADALDPPGSEQFDVVYCTLFAHHLDPPEVVRLLTGMAARARRLVLVDDLIRSRLGYSLAWMGTRLLSRSWVVHHDGPLSVQAAFTPGEILQFASQAGLNAPVLEQTWPERYLLSWRPR